A single Candidatus Limnocylindrales bacterium DNA region contains:
- a CDS encoding GDP-mannose 4,6-dehydratase — translation MPARRSFIAGVTGQNGSCLAGLVFEKGLEMSGSVRRTSSMGRNRIDHRDEATIPHHTRCRLHYRNLSDASRRPPASGDLPVGDCTMGRQVLGGAPDVTFAGLARFMAELDLERVKQDAAPPHEQEQ, via the coding sequence ATGCCTGCGAGACGCTCATTCATCGCCGGTGTAACCGGCCAGAACGGCTCCTGTCTTGCGGGGCTCGTTTTCGAAAAGGGCCTTGAAATGAGCGGCTCCGTGCGCCGCACCAGCTCGATGGGACGCAACCGCATCGACCATCGGGACGAGGCGACCATCCCGCATCACACGCGCTGCCGCCTGCACTACCGCAACCTCAGCGACGCCTCGCGCAGGCCTCCCGCCAGCGGGGATCTGCCCGTTGGCGACTGCACCATGGGGCGTCAGGTGCTAGGGGGGGCTCCCGACGTGACGTTTGCGGGCTTGGCGCGGTTCATGGCCGAACTCGACCTGGAACGGGTGAAGCAAGACGCGGCCCCGCCGCACGAGCAGGAGCAATGA
- the ruvX gene encoding Holliday junction resolvase RuvX, translating to MSGRLAALDVGDKRIGVAVSDPLRLIAQPVGVVQRRGAKADCSAILALLAEHQIEKVIVGLPLSMAGSEGEQADRVRHFAERFQNETGLEVVYQDERLTTLQGQRMLVQAGVRRERRRQVVDKVAAALILQAYLDSQPRP from the coding sequence ATGAGCGGCAGGCTAGCGGCACTGGATGTAGGAGACAAGCGAATAGGCGTCGCCGTCAGCGACCCCTTGCGGCTCATCGCCCAGCCGGTGGGAGTCGTCCAACGACGCGGCGCCAAGGCCGACTGCAGCGCGATCCTGGCTCTCCTGGCCGAGCATCAGATTGAAAAAGTCATTGTCGGGCTGCCACTTAGCATGGCAGGGTCGGAAGGCGAGCAGGCCGACCGCGTCCGCCACTTCGCCGAGCGGTTTCAAAATGAGACGGGCCTGGAGGTCGTGTATCAAGACGAGAGGCTTACGACGCTACAAGGGCAGCGCATGCTCGTTCAGGCGGGAGTGAGGCGCGAGCGCCGGCGCCAGGTCGTCGACAAGGTGGCGGCCGCCCTGATCCTGCAGGCCTACCTCGACTCGCAGCCTCGGCCATGA
- the lexA gene encoding transcriptional repressor LexA, whose protein sequence is MATLTKRQKEIFDYIEESIREKGYAPTLEEVGAQFDLRSMATVHKHLSNLEAKGLIRRKWNHSRAIEIVDERRRSRAVRLPLLGSVAAGPPNEQVETDQTIEVPETLVRKRDTYALKVTGNSMVDEGILDGDVIVVEQRPDPSNGDVVVASIDGEATVKRYYREGDGSIRLQPSNPDFKPIFVRDGNLEIRGAVVGLVRRYA, encoded by the coding sequence ATGGCGACGCTCACGAAGCGACAGAAAGAGATCTTCGACTACATCGAAGAAAGCATCCGGGAGAAGGGCTACGCCCCGACTCTCGAAGAAGTCGGAGCGCAGTTCGATTTGCGCTCCATGGCAACCGTTCACAAGCACCTCTCCAACTTGGAAGCCAAGGGCCTCATTCGCCGGAAGTGGAACCACAGCCGCGCCATCGAGATCGTCGATGAGCGCCGCCGCTCGCGGGCGGTGCGGCTTCCGCTTCTGGGCTCGGTGGCTGCCGGCCCGCCCAACGAGCAGGTCGAGACCGACCAGACGATCGAGGTTCCCGAGACGCTCGTGCGCAAGCGCGACACCTACGCCCTGAAAGTCACGGGCAACTCGATGGTCGACGAGGGCATCCTCGACGGGGATGTGATCGTGGTCGAACAGAGGCCCGATCCATCCAACGGTGACGTGGTCGTGGCCAGCATCGACGGCGAGGCCACGGTCAAGCGCTACTATCGAGAGGGTGACGGCAGCATCCGGCTGCAGCCCTCGAACCCGGACTTCAAGCCCATCTTCGTTCGAGACGGGAACCTCGAGATCCGCGGCGCCGTGGTGGGGCTCGTTCGACGGTACGCGTGA
- the hemW gene encoding radical SAM family heme chaperone HemW translates to MRPSFSIYVHLPYCVRKCPYCDFNTYAVARFPEERYVAALRREAEHASDDPCWSGRRVATVFFGGGTPSLFSPQSLGSLLEDFDRMWGLEADAEITMEANPGSFEGSAAARLGGFRACGIDRISFGAQSFEPRHLMTLGRIHSPQDTVDAVAAARQAGFQNLSCDLIFAIPGQTVADWAADLRRLVELGPDHVSAYNLTYEDGTPMTGLKKAGLLVPAEEETELEMFRLARCELAAAGYAQYEVSNFARPRRQARHNLAYWTWRDYLGLGAGAHGFAAGDGRGHRDWGRRYANKRIPEAYMSAGRGCWHASAEELTRDMAVAEYLMVGLRLSCGIDEDDLRQRFGVTLEAAAPRTGEMIEGGLLVREGSAVRLTERGLEIADAVISRLAAS, encoded by the coding sequence ATGCGTCCATCCTTCTCCATCTACGTCCACCTTCCGTACTGCGTACGGAAGTGCCCCTACTGCGACTTCAACACCTACGCGGTGGCCCGCTTTCCCGAGGAGCGCTACGTGGCGGCGCTGCGGCGCGAGGCCGAGCACGCCTCCGACGACCCCTGCTGGAGCGGCCGGCGCGTGGCCACGGTCTTTTTCGGCGGCGGCACGCCGTCGCTGTTCTCGCCGCAGTCGCTCGGCTCGCTGCTCGAGGACTTCGATCGCATGTGGGGCCTGGAGGCCGATGCCGAGATCACCATGGAAGCCAATCCCGGCAGCTTCGAGGGTAGTGCGGCCGCCAGGCTCGGCGGCTTTCGCGCCTGCGGCATAGACCGCATCAGCTTCGGTGCTCAGAGCTTCGAGCCGCGCCATCTGATGACGCTCGGCCGCATCCACTCGCCGCAGGACACGGTCGATGCCGTGGCCGCGGCGCGCCAGGCCGGTTTCCAAAACCTTTCGTGCGACCTGATCTTCGCGATCCCCGGCCAGACCGTTGCCGACTGGGCAGCCGATCTGCGGCGCCTGGTCGAGCTCGGGCCCGACCACGTCTCGGCCTACAACCTGACCTACGAGGATGGCACGCCCATGACCGGCCTGAAGAAGGCGGGGCTGCTCGTGCCGGCCGAAGAGGAGACCGAGCTCGAGATGTTTCGTCTCGCGCGCTGCGAGCTGGCCGCCGCCGGCTATGCCCAGTACGAGGTCTCCAACTTCGCGCGGCCTCGGCGCCAGGCGCGGCACAACCTGGCGTACTGGACCTGGCGCGACTATCTCGGCCTTGGCGCCGGGGCGCACGGCTTCGCGGCGGGCGACGGGCGCGGGCATCGCGACTGGGGCCGGCGCTACGCGAACAAGCGCATCCCCGAGGCGTACATGTCCGCCGGCCGCGGCTGCTGGCACGCCAGCGCGGAAGAGCTGACGCGGGACATGGCGGTGGCCGAGTATCTGATGGTCGGCCTGCGCCTGAGCTGCGGAATCGACGAAGACGATCTGCGCCAGCGCTTCGGCGTCACGCTCGAGGCGGCGGCGCCGCGGACGGGAGAGATGATCGAGGGCGGGCTGCTGGTGCGGGAGGGATCGGCCGTGCGCCTGACCGAGCGCGGCCTGGAGATCGCCGACGCGGTCATCTCGCGGTTGGCCGCGTCATGA
- the mltG gene encoding endolytic transglycosylase MltG, with protein sequence MKRFVLFLLLLVLVAVAAAGLLRRELMAQVTLEAPVQLDVYPGEAADLIALRLQAAGVIRDHRLLLALARWKELDREFRHGRHEFQGTLGLEDVLQELVRTPKPILRVTIPEGLTYAEIGRLLEAAGAVSAADYAAAVCAPDYVAAVGAAPGANCAEGYLFPDTYDLVPGMTAREIADLQNRRFREVMEPVLAAASAGNVARQLAQSGGEAESALKSRLLTVASIVEKETAAPHERPLVAAVILNRLRLGMPLQVDPTVIYGWLAAGQPWDGNLTRRHLDHPNPYNTYAQRGLPPGPICNPGLASLQAATSPAEVPYLYFVARGDGSHEFSADLDSHNVAVKKFQLR encoded by the coding sequence ATGAAGCGCTTCGTGCTGTTCCTTCTTCTGCTGGTGCTCGTCGCCGTCGCGGCGGCCGGCCTCCTCCGGCGCGAGCTCATGGCGCAGGTCACACTCGAAGCGCCCGTGCAGCTCGACGTGTATCCGGGAGAAGCGGCCGATCTGATCGCGCTGCGATTGCAGGCAGCCGGCGTCATCCGAGACCATCGCCTGCTGCTGGCGCTGGCGCGCTGGAAGGAGCTCGACCGCGAGTTCCGTCACGGCCGCCACGAGTTCCAGGGAACGCTCGGGCTCGAAGACGTGCTCCAGGAGCTCGTCCGAACTCCCAAGCCGATTCTCCGGGTGACGATTCCCGAAGGTCTGACCTATGCCGAGATCGGCCGTCTGCTCGAGGCGGCCGGGGCCGTTTCGGCCGCCGACTATGCGGCCGCGGTCTGCGCCCCGGACTACGTCGCCGCCGTCGGCGCCGCCCCCGGAGCCAACTGCGCAGAAGGGTACCTCTTCCCGGACACCTACGATCTCGTTCCGGGAATGACGGCACGCGAAATTGCTGACCTCCAAAATCGCCGTTTTCGGGAAGTGATGGAGCCGGTGCTGGCCGCGGCGAGCGCCGGGAACGTCGCCCGGCAGCTTGCGCAGTCGGGGGGCGAGGCCGAATCCGCCCTGAAATCGCGGCTGCTGACGGTGGCTTCGATCGTGGAGAAGGAGACGGCGGCGCCGCATGAACGGCCGCTGGTGGCCGCGGTGATCCTGAATCGGCTCCGCCTCGGCATGCCGCTGCAGGTCGATCCCACCGTCATCTATGGCTGGCTGGCCGCGGGGCAGCCGTGGGACGGGAACCTGACCAGGAGGCACCTGGACCATCCCAACCCCTACAACACCTACGCGCAGCGCGGGCTGCCGCCGGGCCCGATCTGCAACCCCGGCCTAGCCTCGCTCCAAGCGGCCACCTCACCCGCAGAAGTCCCGTACTTGTACTTCGTGGCGCGAGGCGACGGGTCCCATGAATTCTCTGCGGATCTGGACTCTCACAACGTAGCGGTGAAAAAATTCCAACTTCGTTAG
- a CDS encoding type II toxin-antitoxin system VapC family toxin, protein MTVLDTHAWVWWVSESDAIPKRLTKRLHDEGAQGRLFVSSISTWEVALLVKSGRLRLTMDVAEWIAKTEALPAVQFVPVDNNIALKSVTLPGTFHNDPADRMIVATAMVLGATLVTKDEKIRRYKHISSVW, encoded by the coding sequence GTGACTGTGCTCGACACTCACGCATGGGTCTGGTGGGTGTCGGAATCGGACGCCATTCCAAAACGCCTCACGAAACGCCTTCACGATGAAGGCGCGCAGGGCAGACTTTTCGTCTCGTCGATCAGCACGTGGGAGGTCGCACTTCTCGTCAAGAGCGGTCGCCTGCGGCTGACGATGGACGTGGCTGAGTGGATTGCGAAGACCGAGGCGTTGCCCGCTGTTCAGTTCGTTCCTGTGGACAATAACATTGCGCTGAAGTCCGTAACGTTGCCGGGCACGTTTCACAACGACCCGGCAGACCGCATGATCGTCGCCACGGCCATGGTTCTGGGCGCGACGTTGGTGACGAAGGACGAGAAGATCCGCCGCTACAAGCACATCTCGTCGGTCTGGTAA
- a CDS encoding sterol desaturase family protein, whose amino-acid sequence MIETFVGWVTSAVPVEVVAMYRAALRVYGEPSFFGLVAVVLLLERVRPAIKEQRVFSAGFAQDFVWFNLDGLFKLAVLPAYMGLLKTIYDRVTGGFAFTASDAWPVAVTALVAFLLSDFLAWIHHFVRHHVPALWHFHVIHHSQRQMNLFTDNRQHWVEYLVATSITFVPLFLFPLDHPLTVTIATLQLWYTRLIHANVRTNFGPLKYVLVTPQSHRIHHSIELQHRDRNFGVVLSIWDRMFGTLHPNYDEYPATGVDGVDFRPASLRSPSSWVVSFWEQAIYPVRQLVGLRRGT is encoded by the coding sequence GTGATCGAAACCTTCGTCGGCTGGGTCACTTCCGCCGTCCCCGTCGAGGTTGTCGCGATGTACCGCGCGGCGCTTCGGGTCTACGGCGAGCCCTCTTTCTTCGGGTTGGTCGCCGTGGTCCTGCTCCTCGAACGCGTCAGGCCGGCCATTAAGGAGCAGCGGGTCTTCTCGGCCGGTTTCGCGCAGGACTTTGTCTGGTTCAACCTGGACGGGCTCTTCAAGCTCGCGGTATTGCCTGCTTACATGGGACTGCTGAAGACGATCTACGATCGTGTCACAGGCGGCTTCGCGTTCACGGCAAGTGATGCCTGGCCGGTGGCGGTGACGGCGTTGGTGGCATTCCTGCTCTCGGATTTCCTTGCCTGGATTCATCACTTCGTGCGCCACCACGTCCCAGCCCTGTGGCACTTTCACGTCATCCATCATTCGCAGCGGCAGATGAATCTTTTCACCGACAACCGTCAGCACTGGGTGGAGTATCTGGTGGCGACCTCCATCACGTTCGTTCCTCTCTTCCTGTTCCCTCTCGACCATCCGCTGACGGTCACTATTGCGACGCTCCAGCTCTGGTACACGCGACTCATTCACGCAAATGTGCGAACCAATTTCGGGCCGCTCAAGTACGTTCTGGTCACGCCGCAATCCCACCGCATCCATCATTCGATCGAGCTGCAGCACCGCGACCGTAACTTCGGTGTCGTTCTGAGCATATGGGATCGGATGTTCGGAACGCTGCATCCGAACTACGACGAGTATCCTGCCACCGGCGTCGACGGCGTGGACTTCCGGCCTGCTTCGCTGCGCTCGCCATCGTCGTGGGTCGTCAGCTTCTGGGAACAGGCGATATATCCCGTGCGGCAGCTCGTCGGACTGCGAAGAGGAACCTAG
- a CDS encoding NAD-dependent epimerase/dehydratase family protein, with protein MTKVLVTGGGGFIGHHLIKRLKREGFWVRGVDIKAPEFEATAADEFELLDLRRWENCLRATRGVEHVYALAADMGGMGFISANHAQILHNNSLINIHTLDAARENGVRRYLYTSSACVYPQGLQTDAAVVPLKESDAYPADPQDAYGWEKLVTERLCTHYREDYGIATRIVRFHNIYGPLGTWEGGREKAPAAICRKVAEAHDGGTIEVWGDGEQTRSFCYIDDCIEGIRRLMDSDFAEPLNLGSDEMVSINELVAIVSGVAGKKIDIRHVEGPMGVRGRNSDNSLCRQVLGWEPQTRLAQGLATTYAWINEQVARKSSM; from the coding sequence ATGACCAAGGTTCTAGTCACCGGCGGCGGCGGTTTCATCGGCCATCATCTGATCAAGCGTCTCAAGCGCGAGGGCTTCTGGGTTCGCGGCGTCGACATCAAGGCCCCGGAGTTCGAGGCCACGGCTGCCGACGAGTTCGAGCTTCTCGACCTGCGGCGATGGGAAAACTGCCTGCGCGCCACGCGCGGCGTCGAGCACGTCTACGCGCTGGCGGCCGACATGGGCGGCATGGGTTTCATCTCGGCCAATCACGCCCAGATCCTCCACAACAACTCGCTCATCAACATCCACACGCTGGACGCGGCGCGCGAGAACGGCGTCCGGCGCTACCTCTACACCTCGAGCGCCTGCGTCTACCCGCAGGGCCTGCAGACGGATGCCGCCGTGGTGCCGCTCAAGGAGAGCGATGCCTATCCTGCCGACCCTCAGGACGCGTACGGCTGGGAGAAGCTGGTGACCGAGCGGCTGTGCACGCACTATCGCGAGGACTACGGCATCGCCACGCGCATCGTCCGCTTCCACAACATCTACGGGCCGCTCGGCACCTGGGAAGGCGGTCGCGAGAAGGCTCCGGCAGCGATCTGCCGGAAGGTGGCCGAAGCCCACGACGGCGGCACGATCGAGGTCTGGGGCGACGGCGAACAGACGCGCTCGTTCTGCTACATCGACGACTGCATCGAAGGCATCCGCCGCCTGATGGACTCCGACTTCGCCGAGCCGCTCAACCTCGGCAGCGACGAGATGGTCAGCATCAACGAGCTGGTCGCGATCGTGTCGGGAGTCGCCGGAAAGAAGATCGACATCCGACACGTCGAAGGGCCCATGGGCGTGCGCGGCCGCAACTCGGACAACAGCCTGTGCCGTCAGGTTCTCGGCTGGGAGCCGCAGACGCGCCTGGCGCAGGGACTCGCTACGACCTACGCCTGGATCAACGAGCAGGTCGCGCGCAAGAGCAGCATGTAG
- a CDS encoding sulfotransferase translates to MGESSYKILYIAGIGRNGGTIIDRILGHVPGFVSTGELRFIWLKGVLRNELCNCGEPFRNCWFWKLVAERAFGGMTPENAHRLLELSEQLDRSRYAPQWLWRSHVEPFSARAVAYAIALRSLHDAIASVSGARVIVNSSKFAGYGFALIAAQAAPVYVLHLIRDSRATAYSWSKKILKPEAPGEDQYMRQYKSASAAMQWNYRNATAELLKLRAAAYRRVRYEDFASQPAAVITDIVEWLGEPSPAEPFVDAHTVELGETHTQSGNPSRFRSGRIPIVPDNEWLERMPLPNRALVTGLTAPWLARYGYLSVADR, encoded by the coding sequence ATGGGCGAGAGCAGCTACAAGATCCTCTACATCGCAGGAATCGGCCGCAACGGCGGCACCATCATCGATCGCATTCTCGGACACGTCCCCGGCTTCGTCTCCACCGGCGAGCTGCGCTTCATCTGGCTCAAGGGCGTTCTGCGAAACGAGCTGTGCAACTGCGGCGAGCCCTTCCGCAACTGCTGGTTCTGGAAGCTGGTGGCCGAGCGTGCCTTCGGCGGCATGACGCCCGAGAACGCCCATCGCCTTCTCGAGCTTTCCGAGCAGCTCGATCGCAGCCGCTATGCGCCGCAGTGGCTGTGGCGCAGCCACGTCGAGCCGTTTTCGGCGCGCGCGGTCGCCTACGCCATCGCGCTGCGCTCCCTGCACGACGCCATCGCCTCGGTCTCCGGCGCGCGCGTGATCGTGAACTCCTCGAAGTTTGCCGGCTACGGCTTCGCGCTGATCGCGGCGCAGGCCGCGCCCGTCTACGTGCTGCACCTGATCCGCGACAGCCGCGCCACCGCCTACTCCTGGAGCAAGAAGATCCTCAAGCCCGAAGCGCCTGGCGAGGATCAGTACATGCGCCAGTACAAGTCGGCCAGCGCCGCCATGCAGTGGAACTACCGCAACGCCACCGCCGAGCTGCTCAAGCTTCGTGCTGCGGCATACCGGCGCGTGCGGTACGAGGATTTCGCCTCGCAGCCGGCCGCCGTCATCACCGACATCGTCGAATGGCTGGGCGAACCGTCACCCGCCGAGCCGTTCGTCGATGCCCACACTGTCGAGCTCGGCGAGACGCACACGCAGTCCGGCAACCCGTCGCGCTTTCGCAGCGGCCGCATCCCCATCGTTCCGGACAACGAGTGGCTGGAACGCATGCCGCTGCCCAACCGCGCGCTCGTCACCGGCCTGACGGCGCCGTGGCTGGCGCGCTACGGTTACCTTTCCGTCGCTGACCGCTGA
- a CDS encoding SGNH/GDSL hydrolase family protein yields the protein MIRKVLLAMSFAGALVVVAELALQKLAPPPNNATATIHAPKARHYGWAWPPEREFVATDPDTGERFRVRTNREGWKDVDHQREKPPGVVRVLVLGDSHTWGFVPLEQLYTRRLEALLAERGLSQVEVITLAVGGWGTDQQLEALTVEGLSYDPDIVIYQFCGNDVLNNVSPNGFISEDRMEWYKTFRYELEGDRLRRVELTPRSVIPLEDRLRNAVNRTALGYYAGNVWTRLRRGGARQSRDYAKAPPLPGQSPLLDAGDPFFLYGSDKGSEALQEAWRLLEALLVEMKKRTQAAGAELYVFSEEGEAGKREHNLATRRLRTDKHGDFVMRDSLRLDVRWSAPLDRLREICGRAGIPLIEPRRTYTRFRVDPHPNRQGNEAMAHDIADALMPRLSAIAR from the coding sequence ATGATCCGAAAAGTCCTGCTGGCGATGAGCTTCGCCGGAGCCTTGGTGGTCGTCGCCGAGCTGGCGCTGCAGAAGCTGGCGCCGCCGCCCAACAACGCCACCGCGACCATTCACGCGCCCAAGGCCCGGCATTACGGCTGGGCCTGGCCCCCCGAGCGCGAGTTCGTGGCCACCGATCCGGACACCGGCGAGCGCTTCCGCGTGCGCACCAACCGCGAGGGCTGGAAGGACGTCGATCACCAGCGCGAAAAGCCGCCGGGCGTGGTGCGCGTGCTCGTGTTGGGCGACTCCCATACCTGGGGCTTCGTTCCGCTCGAGCAGCTCTACACGCGGCGCCTGGAAGCGCTGCTCGCCGAGCGCGGACTGTCCCAGGTCGAGGTCATCACGCTGGCGGTCGGCGGCTGGGGAACCGATCAGCAGCTGGAGGCGCTGACGGTGGAGGGCCTGTCCTACGATCCCGACATCGTCATCTACCAGTTCTGCGGCAACGACGTCCTCAACAACGTCTCGCCCAACGGCTTCATCTCCGAAGACCGGATGGAGTGGTACAAGACGTTCCGGTACGAACTCGAGGGCGATCGCTTGCGGCGCGTCGAGCTGACGCCGCGCTCGGTGATTCCGCTCGAGGACCGCCTGCGCAACGCGGTGAACAGGACTGCGCTCGGCTACTACGCCGGCAACGTGTGGACGCGTCTGCGACGCGGCGGTGCCAGGCAGTCGCGCGATTATGCCAAGGCGCCGCCTCTTCCCGGTCAGTCGCCGCTCCTGGACGCGGGCGACCCTTTCTTCCTCTATGGCAGCGACAAGGGCAGCGAGGCGCTGCAGGAGGCGTGGCGCCTGCTGGAAGCGCTGCTGGTGGAGATGAAGAAGCGCACGCAAGCTGCAGGCGCCGAGCTGTACGTGTTCTCCGAGGAGGGCGAGGCGGGCAAGCGCGAGCACAATCTGGCCACGCGCCGCCTGCGCACCGACAAGCACGGCGACTTCGTCATGCGCGACAGCCTGCGCCTGGACGTGCGCTGGAGCGCGCCGCTGGATCGTCTGCGCGAGATCTGTGGCCGCGCCGGCATCCCGCTCATCGAGCCCAGGCGCACGTACACGCGCTTTCGCGTCGACCCGCATCCCAACCGCCAAGGCAACGAGGCGATGGCGCACGACATAGCCGATGCGCTGATGCCGCGGTTGTCGGCGATCGCGCGGTAG
- a CDS encoding TylF/MycF/NovP-related O-methyltransferase, which yields MLHREQFFYDAAHYLAFNGIDGDYVEFGCHGSRTFAMAYHHLRKHGLPARLWAYDSFQGLPAPGGNKDDHPGWKAGRMRTELEEFHRLCAARGVPRHAYEVVPGFYEETIGQAAPGGSPERIALAYIDCDLHSSTAIVLRFLEPRLRPGMIVAFDDYFCHSLAGASGERMALLEFLAGNPRWNFLAYIQFGWHGQSFIVEDRASLTAVSRDRATFEAG from the coding sequence GTGCTGCACCGCGAGCAGTTCTTCTACGATGCAGCGCACTACCTGGCGTTCAACGGAATAGATGGCGACTACGTGGAGTTTGGGTGTCACGGTAGCCGCACATTCGCGATGGCCTACCACCACCTGCGCAAGCACGGCTTACCGGCGAGGCTCTGGGCGTACGATTCGTTTCAGGGACTGCCCGCACCGGGCGGGAACAAGGACGACCACCCAGGGTGGAAAGCAGGCAGGATGCGTACGGAGCTCGAGGAGTTTCATCGGCTGTGCGCGGCCCGCGGCGTACCGCGCCACGCCTATGAAGTGGTCCCCGGCTTCTACGAAGAGACCATAGGTCAGGCTGCACCGGGCGGATCACCCGAGCGGATCGCGCTGGCCTACATCGACTGCGATCTGCATTCGAGCACCGCGATCGTTCTGCGGTTCCTGGAGCCCCGACTCCGGCCGGGCATGATCGTCGCCTTCGACGACTACTTCTGCCATTCCCTCGCCGGCGCTTCGGGCGAGCGCATGGCGCTGCTCGAGTTCCTCGCCGGAAATCCCCGCTGGAACTTCCTCGCCTACATTCAGTTCGGTTGGCACGGTCAATCGTTCATCGTGGAAGACCGGGCGTCGCTGACGGCAGTGTCTCGAGATCGCGCGACATTCGAGGCGGGATAG
- a CDS encoding type II toxin-antitoxin system Phd/YefM family antitoxin, protein MASVPKSELKAKALQYFRQVEKTGQELIVTDRGKPVLKIVPYRDEPKVATQSLKGSVIAYSDPTDPIGVDDWESLQ, encoded by the coding sequence ATGGCGAGCGTTCCAAAATCCGAGCTCAAGGCGAAGGCGCTTCAGTACTTTCGGCAAGTAGAGAAAACGGGCCAGGAGCTGATCGTTACCGATCGTGGCAAGCCGGTGCTGAAGATCGTGCCCTATCGCGACGAGCCGAAGGTGGCGACGCAATCACTGAAGGGAAGCGTCATTGCCTATTCCGATCCCACCGATCCGATCGGTGTGGATGATTGGGAGTCCCTGCAGTGA